From a region of the Deinococcus misasensis DSM 22328 genome:
- a CDS encoding MerR family transcriptional regulator: protein MPEVWLKIGQIAALLGVSTKTLRHYQKVGLLRDPSRTEGQYRMYTPEDLERIRQIRDLQNLGLTLNEIGYVLDSPERDRVLQQLLTLKVQELDRQIEQMQGQKRKAEHLLQKGQPFQDLLEQKLPEVWKAQLENLSGTLSETAIAREKQLMGKMLSYPALQDPAQLEQDIRFMEEHPEVRDQLVSWTQRVDQTDDPAELDRLALEFAESDFLRPLLGPPEVLNDPTAEFILLALLPPESKERAVLEQVRAHLKRRHHEPF, encoded by the coding sequence ATGCCTGAAGTGTGGCTCAAAATTGGTCAGATTGCTGCCCTTTTGGGGGTGAGCACCAAAACCCTGCGCCATTACCAGAAAGTGGGATTGCTGAGGGACCCATCGCGCACCGAAGGGCAATACCGCATGTACACCCCCGAGGATCTGGAGCGCATCCGTCAAATCCGTGACCTGCAAAACCTCGGGTTGACCTTGAATGAGATTGGATATGTGCTGGACAGCCCAGAACGTGATCGAGTGCTGCAACAACTCTTGACCCTGAAGGTGCAGGAGTTGGACCGCCAGATCGAACAAATGCAAGGGCAAAAACGCAAAGCCGAACACCTCCTGCAAAAAGGGCAACCCTTTCAGGACTTGCTGGAACAGAAACTGCCAGAGGTCTGGAAAGCACAGCTTGAAAACCTCTCTGGAACCCTCTCAGAAACCGCCATTGCCCGTGAAAAACAGTTGATGGGCAAGATGTTGAGTTACCCGGCCTTGCAAGATCCAGCACAACTGGAACAGGACATTCGGTTCATGGAAGAACACCCTGAAGTTCGTGACCAGCTGGTGTCCTGGACCCAAAGGGTGGACCAGACCGATGACCCCGCCGAGTTGGACCGTCTGGCTCTGGAGTTTGCAGAAAGTGACTTCTTGCGTCCGTTGCTCGGGCCTCCAGAGGTGCTGAATGATCCGACAGCCGAATTCATCCTTCTGGCCCTGCTGCCACCAGAGAGCAAAGAACGGGCTGTGCTGGAACAGGTCAGGGCTCACTTGAAACGGAGGCACCATGAACCTTTCTGA